In Desulfosediminicola ganghwensis, a single window of DNA contains:
- a CDS encoding xanthine dehydrogenase family protein molybdopterin-binding subunit, whose amino-acid sequence MTSKLTRRAFLKKSSLVIAASALPGDCLLLRVSPAMAREISHFTPHAFVEIATDDTVTVWIGQTNLGQGTHTGISLIIAEELDADWQKVQPKMALAGEDFKDPYWGMQVTGGSTGIRHRWDMFRKAGAGARQMLLEAAAKKWDIAPAKLSTRESTVIHPDGHTISYGQLIDAAQTLPFPEKPALKAPEDYRLIGSDKERFDIPDKVAGKTKFGIYQFQPDMCIACVSRPPRFGAEPESYDEEVANSVTGVIKVVRFANRVGVCAENTWAAMLSREKLNIQWTPGTMPDLDSGTIKRSLQEGLTKQGAVAEETGDAAKAMTEADVTVDGDYTFPYLAHAALEPINCTAHVEKDRCRVWVPTQGQTMAQMMAAKITGLPDNKVEIMTTPAGDGFGLRSEPDPVEDSVTLSKIVGHPVKVMWTREDDFTNDYFRPGAATTIKAGLDKEGMSIAWIQKVVAPSLMSRFAPQSVKNGVDSTAVQGIPDMVYKLPNRHVEYVMTDLLIPVGFWRSVGYSYTTFSVETMMDELAAKANKDPVEFRLSLMEKDSRPYRVLQLLADKSGWADTVPVGRSRGVAIAECFGSSSGCMAEVSVDEDSGGITVHKLVAVIDCGLAVFPNAIKAQMKGGAIMALSAAFHEEVEFSGGGVITSNYDDYPILTMAEVPEIEVHIVQRVHPVGGTGELPVPPLAPAVANAVFKATGVMLRDLTFKTDLLKKT is encoded by the coding sequence ATGACCAGCAAACTCACTCGACGTGCATTTTTAAAGAAAAGCAGTCTGGTAATTGCAGCCTCGGCTCTTCCCGGAGACTGTCTGCTGCTCCGGGTCAGCCCAGCCATGGCCAGGGAAATATCGCATTTCACACCCCACGCCTTCGTTGAAATCGCCACCGACGATACAGTCACGGTCTGGATAGGCCAGACCAACCTCGGCCAAGGCACTCATACCGGTATATCCTTGATAATAGCAGAAGAGCTTGATGCTGACTGGCAAAAGGTCCAGCCCAAAATGGCACTTGCCGGAGAAGACTTCAAAGATCCGTACTGGGGCATGCAGGTAACCGGTGGCAGCACCGGTATTCGTCATCGCTGGGATATGTTTAGAAAGGCAGGGGCTGGTGCCAGACAGATGTTGCTTGAAGCTGCCGCAAAGAAGTGGGATATAGCTCCGGCAAAACTTTCCACCAGGGAAAGTACAGTTATTCACCCTGACGGGCACACCATCAGCTATGGGCAGCTGATTGATGCTGCTCAAACACTTCCCTTCCCTGAAAAACCTGCCCTGAAGGCCCCTGAAGACTACCGTCTCATCGGCTCCGATAAAGAGCGATTTGATATCCCTGATAAAGTCGCTGGCAAAACGAAATTCGGGATCTACCAGTTTCAACCGGATATGTGTATCGCCTGTGTTTCTCGCCCCCCACGATTTGGCGCAGAACCGGAATCTTATGACGAGGAGGTGGCCAACTCGGTGACCGGAGTAATCAAGGTGGTGCGATTCGCAAACAGAGTCGGAGTCTGCGCCGAAAATACCTGGGCTGCCATGCTGAGCCGTGAAAAGTTGAATATTCAATGGACACCAGGCACAATGCCCGATCTTGATTCCGGGACCATCAAAAGGAGCCTTCAAGAGGGCCTTACCAAACAAGGCGCAGTGGCCGAAGAAACAGGGGATGCCGCCAAAGCAATGACTGAGGCCGACGTCACTGTCGACGGAGATTACACTTTTCCATACCTTGCCCACGCAGCTCTTGAGCCTATCAACTGTACCGCCCATGTGGAAAAGGACCGCTGCCGGGTATGGGTTCCCACCCAGGGGCAGACTATGGCCCAGATGATGGCAGCAAAAATCACCGGGCTCCCGGATAACAAAGTTGAAATTATGACAACTCCAGCAGGTGACGGTTTCGGACTACGCAGCGAACCAGATCCGGTTGAAGATAGTGTTACCCTCTCCAAAATAGTCGGTCACCCTGTCAAAGTGATGTGGACAAGAGAAGATGATTTCACCAATGACTATTTTCGCCCAGGCGCAGCCACCACGATCAAAGCCGGTCTGGATAAAGAGGGAATGTCCATCGCCTGGATCCAGAAAGTTGTCGCACCGTCATTAATGAGCCGCTTCGCACCCCAGTCTGTAAAAAACGGCGTTGACTCAACCGCTGTACAGGGGATTCCAGACATGGTCTACAAATTGCCAAACCGGCATGTGGAATATGTCATGACTGACCTGCTCATCCCGGTCGGTTTCTGGCGCTCGGTTGGCTACTCCTACACCACCTTCAGTGTCGAGACAATGATGGATGAACTTGCCGCCAAGGCAAACAAAGATCCGGTGGAGTTTCGTCTCAGCCTGATGGAAAAAGATTCAAGACCTTACCGCGTGCTACAGCTTCTTGCTGACAAATCCGGCTGGGCTGACACTGTGCCAGTCGGCAGGAGTCGGGGTGTCGCCATCGCAGAATGTTTTGGCTCATCTTCAGGCTGTATGGCGGAGGTCTCTGTTGATGAGGACAGTGGCGGGATCACGGTACACAAGCTGGTTGCGGTTATCGACTGTGGGCTTGCAGTATTTCCCAATGCTATCAAAGCTCAGATGAAAGGCGGAGCAATCATGGCCCTCAGCGCAGCTTTCCATGAAGAGGTCGAATTTTCAGGTGGAGGCGTAATTACCTCCAACTATGATGACTATCCGATCCTGACCATGGCTGAGGTACCGGAGATTGAGGTGCATATTGTCCAACGTGTTCACCCCGTCGGCGGCACCGGTGAACTGCCCGTACCTCCCCTGGCTCCGGCCGTTGCCAATGCAGTCTTCAAAGCTACAGGCGTAATGCTCCGGGATCTAACATTTAAAACCGACTTACTCAAAAAAACGTAA
- a CDS encoding twin-arginine translocation signal domain-containing protein, whose amino-acid sequence MNEVKKERRSFLKHALAGTVAATALAATGGKSKAQNYPGEGGAEGPGKHPEILYRETEEFREYYKKLYS is encoded by the coding sequence ATGAACGAAGTCAAAAAGGAACGGCGGTCATTTCTGAAACATGCTCTGGCGGGAACCGTTGCTGCTACTGCTCTGGCCGCAACGGGTGGAAAGTCTAAAGCACAAAACTATCCGGGTGAAGGAGGTGCAGAAGGCCCCGGCAAGCATCCGGAAATACTTTACAGGGAGACTGAAGAGTTCAGGGAATATTACAAAAAACTCTATTCCTGA
- a CDS encoding glycosyltransferase: MEPVNVICMKWGDKFGVEYVNNLYNMVKRNITLPFRFICFTEMSDGIVDGVEVLPLPDFKEPPAEYQKKCQCWRKLALFGKEYQDIKGKILMLDLDVVIIDNIDSFFSYSDRLAMPENWSQPGRNIGQGSVICYEMGQYPELLAQWVSNQADVYQNYETEQVYLTQALGAGNFDWFPEEWCRSFKDHCMPGGILNSFVTPTHIPDGAKIIVFHGNPNPPEAIAGEWGIPVPWYKKWYKTVKPTAWLSDYWC, encoded by the coding sequence GTGGAACCGGTTAATGTCATTTGTATGAAATGGGGGGACAAGTTCGGAGTAGAGTATGTCAATAACCTCTACAATATGGTGAAACGAAATATTACCCTGCCTTTCCGTTTTATCTGCTTTACAGAGATGTCGGATGGAATAGTCGATGGCGTGGAAGTACTGCCGCTGCCGGACTTCAAAGAACCACCAGCCGAATATCAGAAAAAATGTCAGTGTTGGCGAAAGCTGGCTCTGTTTGGTAAGGAATATCAGGATATCAAAGGCAAGATCTTGATGCTTGACCTTGATGTGGTCATAATTGACAACATTGACAGCTTTTTCAGCTACTCAGATAGACTTGCCATGCCGGAGAACTGGTCCCAGCCGGGGCGAAATATAGGGCAGGGTTCGGTAATCTGCTATGAAATGGGACAATACCCGGAGTTGCTTGCACAGTGGGTCAGCAATCAGGCGGACGTTTATCAAAACTATGAAACTGAGCAGGTTTATCTCACTCAAGCCTTAGGCGCAGGGAATTTTGACTGGTTCCCGGAAGAATGGTGTCGAAGTTTTAAAGATCACTGTATGCCCGGAGGCATCCTGAACAGTTTTGTTACGCCCACACACATTCCAGACGGCGCCAAGATCATTGTTTTTCACGGTAATCCCAATCCGCCTGAGGCCATAGCCGGTGAATGGGGAATACCCGTTCCCTGGTACAAGAAATGGTATAAGACCGTCAAGCCCACTGCCTGGCTATCAGACTATTGGTGTTGA
- a CDS encoding formate dehydrogenase subunit alpha — translation MVRKLTRKVARADSSSVSPGSPGKRVTLNPKLARRSFLKLSAATAALSGAALTSKLIRPASAESAANSPYEGSKKVRTICSYCAVGCGVTAEVHNGVWVRQEIARDHPISRGAHCCKGAGAIEMVNGDKRLKNPMKRVNGKWKTLSWDEALDEISSKLLDIREKDGPDALHFNGSAKVSNEMAYLQRKFAAFWGSNNIDHQARIUHSTTVAGVANTWGYGAMTNSLNDMRHAKCLLFVGSNAAEAHPIAMQHILYAKERNNAPVIVVDPRRTKLAAKATDYLRIRPGTDTALIMGLVNVIIANGWEDKEFIRTRVAGYEEMKEVAAHYTPEVVEDITGVPAEEVTRVARLLARNRPGSLTWCLGGTQHSIGSSMTRSFSILQLILGNMGKSGGGTNIFRGHDNVQGATDMCVLPDNLPAYYGLSDTSWQHWCRVWDVDYDYIVSKFPAKEWMNKRGFTLSRWYDGVLADGDKIHQDTPIKALLQWGCGSNSNSQYARVKKAYDTLELLVIVDLFPTMGAVLGEKDNVYLLPAASQYETSGSVTSTSRQLQWRNKVVDPVHNCRDDYTIMAGLVERLGFADEFYKNIKEIPEDVTRELNKGALTIGYNGQTPERLKKHSENWHSFDIDTLEAIGGPCDGEYYGLPWPCWTEEHPGTPILYDISKPVARGGLPFRNRFGLEKTYDSSGRTENQLAAAGVFNPGCEVRGGYPEFSEVVAGTNWKTDISQKTIKEAIRRGMAPFGNARARCVVWDFPDQVPIHREPLHSPRPDLIKKYPTYEDKPNHFRIDTRYASEQKPEIVEKFPYVLTTGRVVEHMGAGAESRSNKYLSELQPEMYAEIHPRLAGNLGIRDGKMMWIESYEGSRIKVKALYTERVDENTIFMPFHFGGLFMGESLLDKYPEGNEPIIIGEPANLVVGYGYDIITQIQSTKDGLCNVTKA, via the coding sequence ATGGTTAGAAAATTGACCAGGAAAGTCGCTCGGGCAGACAGCTCTTCCGTCAGCCCAGGCAGCCCAGGAAAACGTGTAACGCTGAACCCGAAACTGGCCAGACGCTCGTTTCTGAAATTGTCAGCTGCAACTGCGGCACTGAGTGGTGCCGCTCTCACCAGCAAGTTGATCCGGCCGGCCTCTGCCGAATCTGCCGCTAACTCCCCATACGAGGGCTCGAAGAAAGTACGGACAATCTGCAGTTATTGTGCTGTAGGCTGTGGTGTTACCGCCGAAGTACATAACGGTGTATGGGTCCGTCAGGAGATTGCCCGGGATCACCCCATTTCCAGGGGGGCTCACTGTTGTAAGGGGGCAGGGGCTATCGAGATGGTCAACGGCGACAAGAGGCTGAAGAATCCTATGAAAAGGGTGAACGGTAAGTGGAAAACCCTTTCATGGGATGAAGCTCTTGATGAGATCAGCAGCAAGCTCCTCGATATTCGTGAGAAAGACGGTCCTGATGCCTTACATTTTAACGGATCGGCCAAGGTTTCCAACGAGATGGCGTATCTGCAGAGAAAATTTGCCGCTTTCTGGGGTTCTAATAACATTGACCACCAGGCTCGAATATGACACTCCACAACGGTGGCAGGTGTCGCCAATACCTGGGGTTATGGAGCAATGACCAACAGCCTGAACGACATGCGGCATGCGAAATGTCTCTTGTTTGTTGGTTCAAATGCCGCTGAAGCTCATCCCATTGCAATGCAGCATATTCTGTATGCCAAAGAAAGAAATAATGCCCCTGTTATCGTGGTTGATCCACGCCGCACCAAGCTGGCAGCCAAGGCTACCGACTATCTCCGCATTCGTCCGGGTACCGATACAGCCCTGATAATGGGGTTGGTCAATGTTATTATCGCTAATGGCTGGGAGGACAAGGAATTTATACGCACCAGAGTCGCAGGCTACGAGGAGATGAAGGAGGTCGCAGCGCATTATACTCCGGAGGTGGTGGAGGATATTACAGGTGTTCCGGCAGAAGAAGTAACACGGGTGGCGCGGCTCCTTGCCCGCAACAGGCCGGGTAGTCTGACCTGGTGTCTGGGTGGGACTCAGCACTCGATCGGATCATCCATGACCCGTTCATTTTCTATACTGCAGTTGATACTGGGTAACATGGGTAAATCTGGCGGTGGTACGAACATTTTCCGTGGCCATGACAATGTGCAGGGCGCAACGGATATGTGTGTGCTCCCGGATAATCTGCCGGCGTATTACGGTCTCAGTGATACTTCATGGCAGCACTGGTGCAGGGTGTGGGATGTCGATTATGATTACATCGTTTCTAAATTCCCCGCCAAAGAGTGGATGAACAAAAGGGGGTTCACACTCTCAAGGTGGTATGACGGTGTTTTAGCCGATGGGGACAAGATTCATCAGGACACTCCCATAAAGGCACTTTTGCAGTGGGGGTGCGGCTCAAACTCAAACTCACAATATGCCAGGGTCAAGAAGGCATATGATACCCTGGAACTCCTGGTCATCGTTGACCTCTTTCCCACCATGGGGGCGGTGCTTGGTGAAAAGGATAACGTCTATCTGCTGCCGGCTGCCTCCCAGTATGAGACCAGCGGCAGTGTAACCTCGACCTCCCGGCAGCTCCAGTGGCGCAATAAAGTGGTCGATCCTGTCCATAACTGTCGCGATGATTATACGATCATGGCTGGTCTGGTGGAGCGCCTCGGTTTTGCAGATGAATTTTACAAAAACATCAAAGAGATTCCGGAAGATGTCACCAGAGAGCTGAACAAGGGGGCCCTGACCATTGGTTATAACGGCCAGACTCCGGAACGGCTGAAAAAACACTCTGAGAATTGGCATAGCTTCGATATCGATACCCTGGAGGCCATTGGCGGTCCCTGTGACGGGGAATACTATGGCCTGCCGTGGCCCTGCTGGACCGAGGAGCATCCCGGTACACCTATTCTCTATGATATCAGTAAACCCGTAGCACGAGGCGGGTTACCATTTAGAAATCGTTTCGGCCTGGAGAAGACGTATGATTCAAGCGGCCGAACCGAAAATCAGCTTGCCGCGGCCGGCGTCTTTAACCCGGGTTGTGAAGTGAGAGGCGGCTATCCTGAGTTCTCAGAAGTGGTAGCGGGCACCAACTGGAAGACTGATATTTCCCAGAAGACCATCAAGGAAGCGATCAGGAGGGGCATGGCGCCATTCGGCAATGCCCGCGCCCGCTGTGTGGTCTGGGATTTCCCGGATCAGGTACCTATCCATCGTGAGCCGCTGCATTCGCCACGACCTGACCTGATCAAAAAGTATCCAACCTATGAGGATAAGCCAAATCATTTCAGGATAGATACCCGCTATGCCAGTGAGCAGAAACCTGAGATTGTCGAGAAATTTCCATATGTGTTGACCACGGGGCGTGTGGTTGAGCATATGGGGGCAGGTGCAGAGAGCCGCTCGAACAAATATCTCTCGGAACTGCAGCCGGAAATGTATGCTGAAATCCATCCACGGCTGGCCGGTAATCTCGGCATACGCGATGGCAAGATGATGTGGATCGAGTCATATGAAGGCAGCAGGATCAAGGTAAAAGCCCTGTATACCGAGCGGGTCGACGAAAATACCATCTTTATGCCGTTTCACTTTGGTGGCCTCTTTATGGGTGAGTCGCTGCTGGATAAATATCCGGAAGGGAATGAACCAATTATCATTGGTGAACCGGCGAATCTGGTTGTTGGCTATGGGTACGACATCATAACCCAGATTCAGTCCACAAAGGATGGGCTTTGTAATGTTACCAAAGCATAG
- a CDS encoding (2Fe-2S)-binding protein, which translates to MLLDGEAIRSCSITLEDAKDSEIITIEGLADEHPVKLAWLEKQVPQCGYCQPGIMLQTVDFLSRQPSPTDQQINEQMDDVYCRCGSHPRIKEAIHMAADLSKKQGG; encoded by the coding sequence GTGCTTTTAGATGGTGAAGCCATACGGTCCTGCTCAATCACCCTGGAAGACGCAAAAGACAGTGAGATTATCACAATCGAGGGACTCGCGGATGAGCACCCTGTCAAACTCGCCTGGCTGGAAAAGCAGGTGCCGCAATGCGGTTACTGTCAGCCTGGTATCATGCTGCAGACTGTCGATTTTCTCTCCCGGCAGCCCAGCCCCACTGACCAGCAGATCAATGAACAGATGGATGATGTCTACTGCCGGTGTGGGTCTCATCCGAGGATAAAAGAAGCCATTCATATGGCAGCTGACTTGAGCAAAAAACAAGGAGGCTGA
- a CDS encoding DUF808 domain-containing protein translates to MTGGIFAILDDIALLLDDAAVMSKVAAKKTAGILGDDLAVNAEKATGFKASRELPVIWAITRGSIINKLVILPLAFLLSAYASWLIVPILLLGGIYLSYEGMEKVYHYIFHRQDESHKPAAEQVEDKAKLLEIEKAKISSAVRTDFILSIEIIMIALGTVMDQSIVLQIFVVSFIALLATVGVYGIVALLVRMDDVGFYLIKRAAAMKGMLKKMISSTGSLLVVSLPRIIRALAVIGTVAMLLVGGGMFTHNVELIHHYLQAVPGFFANLVIGVLVGSVALVIQLGVGKIRKRVRKTN, encoded by the coding sequence ATGACAGGTGGAATTTTTGCAATACTGGATGATATAGCGCTGCTGCTCGATGATGCGGCGGTGATGAGCAAAGTAGCTGCCAAAAAAACGGCAGGGATACTTGGCGATGATCTCGCGGTAAATGCTGAAAAAGCAACGGGGTTTAAAGCGTCACGGGAGTTGCCGGTGATCTGGGCCATTACCCGTGGCTCAATTATTAACAAACTGGTGATCTTGCCGCTGGCGTTTTTACTCAGTGCATATGCCTCCTGGCTTATTGTTCCTATCCTGCTTTTAGGTGGCATTTATCTGAGCTACGAAGGTATGGAAAAGGTTTATCATTACATTTTTCATAGGCAAGATGAAAGTCACAAGCCAGCCGCGGAACAGGTTGAAGACAAGGCGAAATTACTGGAAATTGAAAAAGCAAAAATCAGTTCGGCGGTTCGAACTGACTTCATTCTCTCCATCGAGATCATCATGATCGCTCTGGGGACGGTGATGGACCAGTCGATTGTACTTCAGATATTCGTGGTGAGTTTTATCGCCTTACTGGCAACAGTTGGCGTGTATGGGATTGTTGCTTTGCTGGTTCGGATGGATGATGTTGGTTTTTACCTCATCAAACGTGCCGCTGCCATGAAGGGAATGTTGAAAAAAATGATATCCTCAACAGGGTCACTGCTCGTTGTTTCACTGCCACGCATTATTCGTGCACTCGCTGTGATAGGCACAGTGGCGATGCTGTTGGTGGGGGGCGGCATGTTCACCCACAATGTAGAGTTGATACATCATTACCTGCAGGCTGTGCCGGGATTTTTCGCAAATCTGGTCATTGGTGTCCTGGTTGGCAGTGTGGCACTTGTGATACAGCTGGGAGTAGGGAAAATCCGTAAAAGGGTTAGGAAAACCAACTGA
- the pstB gene encoding phosphate ABC transporter ATP-binding protein PstB has translation MNQKQTTNTGDAPELSGNIVLDCQAEKIFYGDFLAVRNSHVPIRKNQVTGFIGPSGCGKSTVLKSINRMNDLIPGFQFHGKVQFHGVNIYDKKVDPVSVRRNIGMVFQQPNPFAMSIYENVAFGLRLSRFKGDMDEQVAKALKGAALWDEVKNKLKSNGLALSGGQQQRLCIARAIATEPQVLLMDEPCSALDPIATRQIEELMHDLKKRFTVAIVTHNMQQAQRVADQTAFFAVDISHGGRTGYLVEMRPTMELFEDPKEELTKEYLHGEFS, from the coding sequence ATGAATCAAAAACAGACCACAAATACTGGTGATGCTCCAGAGCTTTCAGGCAACATAGTGCTCGATTGCCAGGCTGAAAAAATATTTTACGGTGATTTTCTTGCTGTGCGCAACAGCCACGTACCGATTCGCAAAAATCAGGTGACGGGTTTTATCGGCCCGTCAGGTTGTGGCAAGAGCACGGTGCTCAAGAGTATCAACCGCATGAACGACCTTATTCCGGGCTTCCAGTTCCACGGCAAGGTGCAGTTTCACGGCGTGAATATCTACGACAAAAAGGTTGATCCGGTTTCTGTTCGCAGGAATATCGGTATGGTATTCCAGCAGCCGAACCCGTTTGCCATGTCCATTTATGAAAATGTAGCTTTTGGTCTGCGTCTTAGCAGATTCAAAGGAGATATGGATGAGCAGGTGGCAAAAGCTCTCAAGGGTGCTGCGTTGTGGGATGAGGTGAAAAATAAACTCAAAAGCAATGGCCTTGCCTTATCCGGTGGCCAGCAGCAGCGTCTCTGCATTGCCCGGGCAATTGCCACCGAACCGCAGGTTCTGCTCATGGATGAGCCATGCTCCGCACTTGATCCGATTGCCACCAGACAGATCGAGGAGTTGATGCATGATTTGAAAAAGCGTTTTACGGTTGCTATCGTGACCCACAACATGCAGCAGGCCCAGCGTGTTGCCGATCAAACAGCCTTTTTCGCGGTGGATATTTCCCATGGAGGCCGAACCGGTTACCTGGTGGAGATGCGGCCCACCATGGAGCTGTTTGAAGATCCGAAAGAAGAGTTAACCAAAGAGTACCTCCACGGTGAATTCTCCTAA
- a CDS encoding putative zinc-binding protein, whose translation MDKTYPKKEILYILPCRGPSNAGRLTVAATQELVLEKEGRWLNTEHIALCQKTEANGPEMPPTIIVDGCERRCGARYAEQTGLQTDFHLVLSDLGIDDNDLQENFAEALILAKDGIVAEATLVTMTIPMIPGCCC comes from the coding sequence ATGGATAAAACGTACCCGAAGAAAGAAATACTCTACATCTTACCTTGCCGTGGTCCATCGAACGCAGGCAGGCTTACCGTTGCTGCAACCCAGGAATTGGTTCTCGAAAAAGAGGGACGCTGGCTCAACACTGAGCACATTGCGCTCTGCCAAAAGACAGAGGCAAACGGTCCTGAAATGCCACCAACCATAATTGTAGATGGCTGCGAACGTAGATGTGGAGCAAGGTACGCTGAACAGACCGGTCTCCAGACTGATTTCCATCTGGTCCTCTCAGATCTGGGAATCGATGATAACGATCTACAGGAAAACTTTGCCGAAGCGCTTATCCTGGCAAAGGATGGTATCGTGGCAGAGGCCACTTTAGTCACCATGACAATTCCCATGATTCCTGGTTGTTGCTGTTAG
- a CDS encoding nucleotidyltransferase family protein, with the protein MTNHKSGALILAAGLSTRMKGFKPLLRVGDKRLIEHAITLFENLDIPSVTVVGNRSQELTPIIAQTSSRPVYNDNFQDGMFSSIQCGVKEPKDCGAFFLLPVDIPLVHPATLKKLLHARDNDASRLIYYPQFLGRRGHPPLISAKLIPEILNYDGQDGMRGLLRRYTDKALAVPVEDQFITIDADTREDVLHLRKPFLQTFLKKMTSM; encoded by the coding sequence ATGACAAACCATAAATCCGGAGCACTTATTCTTGCCGCAGGTCTTTCTACCCGAATGAAGGGATTCAAACCCCTTCTACGGGTGGGAGACAAACGGTTGATCGAACATGCCATCACTCTATTTGAAAATCTGGATATCCCCAGCGTTACCGTGGTCGGTAATCGGAGCCAGGAGCTTACGCCTATTATTGCCCAAACCTCCTCTCGCCCTGTTTATAATGATAATTTTCAGGATGGCATGTTCTCTTCAATCCAGTGCGGAGTCAAAGAGCCTAAAGATTGTGGCGCATTTTTTTTGTTGCCGGTCGATATTCCTCTGGTTCATCCAGCAACTCTTAAAAAGCTGCTACATGCCAGAGATAATGATGCCTCCCGTCTCATCTACTACCCACAGTTCCTCGGCAGGAGAGGACATCCTCCACTTATCTCAGCGAAGCTCATACCCGAGATTCTCAACTATGATGGTCAAGATGGCATGCGTGGCCTGCTGCGAAGATATACAGATAAAGCCCTTGCGGTGCCTGTGGAAGATCAGTTTATAACAATTGATGCAGACACCAGAGAAGACGTATTGCATCTGCGTAAACCGTTTCTGCAGACTTTTTTAAAAAAAATGACTTCAATGTAA
- a CDS encoding formate dehydrogenase subunit gamma, whose product MRRAISISTLVVGVLMISFVLGTKISGANPLAVLFPGSSADYFRELMKYIAGDWQQYGALFTNVILDILRYVFFAVITLVPLAFLGHYLLVGPMEFPHEPKVLIFPPLCRKIHMVAAVTFSILTITGLLIIFGSFLGGGFFIRICRYFHIGAAIIFTVTAPMMFAVWIKDMMPALHDLKWVIIMGGYLSKDKKPVPAGKFNAGQKMWFWGSTVGGVVMAYTGYIIWSFGASLDTVRIYTLIHNVLGAFLISVFLTHLYMTIFAIKGAVHSITTGYRSKAELDLLHSLYKYE is encoded by the coding sequence ATGCGACGCGCCATTTCAATATCGACCCTGGTCGTGGGTGTTCTAATGATCAGTTTTGTCCTGGGAACGAAAATTTCCGGCGCTAATCCCCTGGCGGTTCTGTTTCCAGGCTCATCAGCAGATTATTTCAGGGAACTGATGAAATATATTGCCGGGGACTGGCAGCAGTACGGGGCCTTGTTTACCAATGTCATACTCGATATTCTGCGCTATGTGTTTTTTGCGGTAATCACCTTGGTTCCCCTGGCGTTTCTGGGGCACTACCTGCTGGTTGGGCCGATGGAATTTCCCCATGAGCCGAAAGTGCTGATCTTTCCTCCCCTGTGCCGTAAGATTCATATGGTGGCTGCGGTTACTTTCAGTATTCTGACTATTACCGGTTTGCTCATAATTTTCGGAAGCTTTCTGGGAGGAGGCTTCTTTATTCGCATTTGCCGTTATTTTCATATTGGGGCGGCGATTATTTTCACAGTTACTGCCCCAATGATGTTTGCTGTCTGGATAAAGGATATGATGCCGGCACTGCATGACCTGAAATGGGTAATTATCATGGGTGGGTACCTGAGCAAGGACAAGAAACCGGTCCCGGCAGGGAAGTTCAATGCAGGCCAGAAGATGTGGTTCTGGGGTTCCACTGTCGGTGGCGTGGTAATGGCGTATACCGGGTATATAATCTGGTCATTCGGGGCAAGCCTTGATACGGTTCGCATCTACACGCTTATTCACAACGTTCTCGGCGCGTTCTTGATATCTGTTTTTCTAACTCATCTTTACATGACGATTTTTGCCATCAAGGGGGCTGTGCATTCAATTACTACAGGTTACAGATCCAAGGCCGAGCTCGATTTATTGCATAGCTTGTATAAGTATGAATAG